From the Acidovorax sp. NCPPB 3576 genome, the window GGCCCACGCCCTCGGCTCCGGCCGCCAGCGCGTGCGTGGCCTGGTCGGCGCGGTTGGCATTGGCGGCGATCTCCACCGTGTGGCCGTCGGTGGTGGTGGCGGGCAGCTGGCGGGTGCGCGCCTCTTCTTCCTGGCGGCGGGCCAGGCGCTGCATGCGCTCGCGCGCCTCGATCAGCGCCGTCTCGCTCGGGCCCACGTAGAGCCGGCCCCGGTAGCCGTCCAGGATGGCGGGCGTGCCGGCCGCGGCATCGGCGCCCAGCACGCCGGGGCCGGCCGCCACGACGGCGGGCAGCCCCAGGGCGCGCGCCAGGATGGCGGTGTGGGCGGTCGGGCCGCCGCGCGCGGTGCAAAAGCCCCGCACCTTGGCCGTGTCGATCTGCGCGGTGACCGAGGGCGACAGGTCGTCGGCCAGCAAGATGGCATCGGCCGGCCACGCGGCGGCCGCGCCGCCTTCGGCCTCGTTGCCACGCCCCAGCAGGTGGCGCAGCACGCGCTCGCCCACATCCTGCACGTCGGCCGCGCGCGCGGCCAGCGTGGCATCGGCCAGCGCGCGCTGCGCGGCCACCCGCTCGCCCACCGCACGGCGCCAGGCCCAGGCCACGCCGTGGCCCTGCACCACGCTGCGGCTGGTGGCCAGCAGCAGGTCGGCATCCTGCAGCAGGCCCGCGTGGGCGGCGAAGATGCCCGCCTGCTCGGCCTTGCCCGCGGCGCGCGCGCCATCGGCGAGCTGCTGCAACTGGGCCAGCGCGGCGGCCAGGGCCTGGTCCAGCGCGGCGGCCTCGGCGGCCACCGACGTGAAGCGGTCGTCCACCTCCAGCGCCGCGGCGCCGGCCTGCACCAGCGTGCCGATCACGAGGCCCGGGCTGGCCGCGATGCCGGTGAAGGTCTGGCGCGCCGTGGGCTGCCAGTCGCCCAGCTCGCGCCCCAGCCCCTGGGCCTGCGCCTGGCGGGCGGCGGACAGTTCGGCCTGGCGGCTTTCCTCGTCGCCCAGCCGCACGATGGTGTCGCGCAGTGCGGCCAGCGCCGCCGGGGCATCGGGCCCTTGCGCCGACAGGCGCAGCAGCGCGCCACGGCCCGCGCCCAGGCTCAGCAGCGCGGCCAGGTTCTTGGCATCGGCCACCGTATCGCCGCAGCGCACGTGCACCCGCGCGGTGAAGCGCTTGACCGCCTGCGCCCACTGCCCGGCCGGGCGCGCGTGCAGCCCGTTGGGGTAGTTGAGCGACAGCTCGTGGCCCAGCGGAAAGTCCTCCAGACCGGCGGCCTCGGCCGCGCCCGCGGACTCCTCGCCCGTGAGCGCCCGCACGATCTCGCCGGCATCGCGCGTGGTCGCCAGGCGGTCCATCAGGGCGTCGTCGCGCATCAGGCGGGTCAGGCGGCGCAGCACCGCGATGTGTTCGTCCGACGCGGCGGCAATGGCCACCACCAGGCGCGCCTGCTTGGCATCGTCGCCCCAGCGCACGCCGCCCGGCACCTGCAGCACGGCCAGGCCGGTGCGCAGCACGAGGTGCTTGTCTTCCACCATGCCGTGCGGAATGGCCAGGCCCTGGCCCAGGAAGGTGTTGGCGACTTTCTCGCGCTGCAGCAGGCTGTCGGTGTAGGCAGGCTGGGCATGGCCGGCCTGGGCCAGCAGGGCGCCAGCGGCGCGCACGGCGTCTTCTCGGTTGTGGGGCGCGGCGCCCAGGCGGACCTCGACCGGGATCGTGGACATGGTGCGATGTCTCCTTGTTTTGGTATCGATTTCAGTGAAGGATTATGAAACCGCTTTTCCGACCGGACAAGGCCGGACGGCAGGCCGCCCCTATGGAAACTCGGGAAATCCCCTATGAAATGAGGTCACGGCAACCCACCAGGGGCAGCGCAAAATCGGCACGGCGATCCGCTGCCGAGCGCGGCGGGTCAGCGCATTCATCAAGCCGTTTCAGGAATCGATACCAGAACGGCGTTTTCTTTTGTAGGAGAAGAGCCGCTTGGCCAGCATCAAGGACGTCGCGGAACGCGCAGGCGTCTCCACCACCACCGTATCGCGCGTATTGACGAACCCCGCCGCCGTGCGCACGCCCCTGCGCGAGCGCGTCGAGCAGGCCATCGCCGCGCTTGCCTACCGCCCCAACCTGGCGGCCCGGCGCCTGCGCCAGCAGCGGGCGTCGCTGGTCGGCCTGATCGTCTCGGACATCCGCAGCCCGTTCTTCACCGACGTGGGCCGCGCGGTGGAAGACGTGGCCTACCGACACGGCCTGCGGCTCATCCTGTGCAACACCGACGAGGACCCCGCCAAGGAGCAGTCCTACCTCGAACTGATGGCCGACGAGCAGGCCAGCGGCGTGATCCTCTCGCCCACCATGGAAGGACTCAAGCGCCTGCGGCCCGCCGACTGGCCGTTTCCGATGGTGCTCGTGGACCGCGCCCTCGACACCACCCGCGCCGACCGCGTCGTGCTGGACAACCGCGCCGCCGCCCGGCGCGCCACCGAACACCTGCTGGACGCCGGCTACCGCCGCATCGCCGTGCTGGCCGGCACGCACAGCACCACGGGCCAGGAGCGCCACGCAGGCTATGCGGATGCACTGCGCGAACGCGGGCTCGCGCCCGACCCGCACTGGGTCGCCCCCACGCGCGAGGCCGGCATGGCCGCCGCCACGGCGCTGCTGGCGGGGGCCAATGGCATGCCGCGCCCGGACGCCTTGCTGGCCACCAACGGCCTGCTGCTACTGGGCGCGGTGCACGCGATCCAGGCCGCGGGCCTGTCGATGCCGAACGACATCGGCCTGGCCGGCTTCGACAACAACGACTGGACGGCCCTGCCGGCCCTGGACGTGACGGTGATCGCGCAGCCCACGTACGACATCGGGCGCACCGCGGCCGAGTTGCTGCTGCAGCGGCTGGCCGAGCCCGAACGGACGGTGCGGCGGGTGGTGCTGGAAGGGGCGCTGCTGGCGCGGGGCTCCACGCGGCGGGGGTGACGCGGCTGCGCTCGAAACGGTTTGCAGGGCATCGCCCGGCGAGCACGCCTCGGCGCCAACCGGCCCAGGCTCAGCGCCTTTTGCCGCTGCGCGCCGTACCCGATATTGCGTAGGTCCCCGCTGCTTTGACAAGGACCCGAATGGCATGGGTCTTGTCCACCGTGTCGTGCTCGTATTGCGCCTTGATCGCGATCTCTATCCCGCTGCCCACCTTCTTGCAACGCATCTCCTGAATGGCGTATTGGCTGTGGTCGTCGTTGAGTTCAGGAAACGCCAGGGTCCGGACCAGCTCCGACCTGCGCTCGTGCGTCGGCTGCGCGATCCACTGCACATAGATCTCGCTGCCCGCGCCTTCGTGCACATCGACAACGACCACGCGGTAGTAACCCGCCCGGTCCGCCTGGGTCCAGGCGCCGCAGGTTTCGACCTTTTGCACGTGAATGGGCAGTGACTCCACCTGGGCTTTGAGCAAGGAATCGCTGGCGTTGGCACAGAACGGCAACGTCAGAAGCGCCGACCAAATGAGGCGGTTCACCATTTCGCCGTTGGATGAATGACGATGCCAGTGGTGACCTGCATGGTGCCTCGCGCGAGCGCAGGGCGGATGGCGGGCTTGACTCGCGGATGAACCATGCACCCCGTCTTTTCGATTGGCAGCAAATCGGACTCCCTTTTTTATCTGGAGTGGCATGCTAGCCAAAAACCATCGCGACAGGCCCGAATTGCCGTGGGTGCATGCCGCAAATCGTCACCGGGCACGGCTTGCAGGCCGCCAGACCGCAAGTCGGGGACGGCACGAAACGAAGCGTGGACAGGTTACCGGGCGATGCCCCCGCGTTCACGCGTGTTGCTGCAACCAGGTCATGAGGGCCTCCTTTTCCATCGGCATGGCGATGTGGTACCCCTGGCCCTCATGGCAACCCATGTCCAGCAGGGCGCGCAGCGCGGCGGCATCCTCGATGCCCTCGGCCAGCACCTGCAGCCCCAGCTTGCGGCCCAGTTGCGCCACCATTTCCGCGATCCGGACGCCATGCGGCTCGCCCAGGTGGCGCACGAACGAGCGGTCGATCTTGATGCGGTCGAGGGGCAGCCGCTCCAGGTAGCTCAGCGAGGAATATCCCGTGCCGAAATCGTCGATCGCGATGGAGATGCCTTGCGCGCGCAGGCTGGACAGCGTCGAGTTCAACATTTGGGTGGGCAGCGCGGCCACCGATTCCGTGATCTCCAGCTCCAGCTGCGGCCCTTGCAGCCCGCTGTCCGCCAAGGCCGCGCAGACCGTGTCGAAAAAAGCGGGGTCCTGCAACTGCACGGACGACACGTTGACCGCCATGCGCCCGGGCGCATGGCCCGCATCCAGCAATTCACGCATGCAGGCGCAAGCCGTTGACAGCACCCACTTGCCCAGCGCCACGATGAGTCCCGAATGCTCGGCCACGGGGATGAACTGGTCGGGCGGTATCAGCTGTCCATCGTCCATGCGCCAGCGCACCAGGGCCTCCAGCCCCACCAGGCTCCGGGTCGCCAGGTCGATCTGGGGTTGATAGACCAGAAAGAGCTTGGCCTTGTCGATGGCGGTTCTCAGATCGGACAGCAGCAGCGCACGGGTGCGGGCCTCGGCCCCCATGTGGTCCGAATATTCCAGGTGCTGCCCCCGGTGGTCGCGCTTGGCGCGCTTCAACGCAATGGTGGCGTCCTTGACGAGATCAACGCCCGCCTGCGGCACCTCGGGCAGAAAGACATAGCCGCAGGTGAGCGACACCTTTTGCGCGATGCCGTTCACCACCAGGGGCTGCCGAACGCATTCCAGCAGCCGCTGCAGCGACACCTGCGCCACCGCCCCCAGCACGCCGAACGTGTCCGCCCCCAGGCGGGCCAGCAGCACACCCGGCGGAAGTGCCGCGGACAGCGCGCGGGCGACCCGCTCCAGCAGGCAGTCCCCGAAGCGGTGTCCCATGACGTCGTTGGTGGCGCTGAAATCGTCGATGTCGAGCAGCGCCAGGATGTGGCCGCGCGTGCCGAGGCGGACGCATTCGTCCACCTTCTCGACGAAATGCGCGCGGTTGGGCAGGCGCACCAGCGGGTCGTAATAGGCGTATTCGTGCAGCCGCGCGAGCAGGCCGTGGTTGTGCAGCAGGGTGCCCAGATTGGCG encodes:
- the ptsP gene encoding phosphoenolpyruvate--protein phosphotransferase, whose product is MSTIPVEVRLGAAPHNREDAVRAAGALLAQAGHAQPAYTDSLLQREKVANTFLGQGLAIPHGMVEDKHLVLRTGLAVLQVPGGVRWGDDAKQARLVVAIAAASDEHIAVLRRLTRLMRDDALMDRLATTRDAGEIVRALTGEESAGAAEAAGLEDFPLGHELSLNYPNGLHARPAGQWAQAVKRFTARVHVRCGDTVADAKNLAALLSLGAGRGALLRLSAQGPDAPAALAALRDTIVRLGDEESRQAELSAARQAQAQGLGRELGDWQPTARQTFTGIAASPGLVIGTLVQAGAAALEVDDRFTSVAAEAAALDQALAAALAQLQQLADGARAAGKAEQAGIFAAHAGLLQDADLLLATSRSVVQGHGVAWAWRRAVGERVAAQRALADATLAARAADVQDVGERVLRHLLGRGNEAEGGAAAAWPADAILLADDLSPSVTAQIDTAKVRGFCTARGGPTAHTAILARALGLPAVVAAGPGVLGADAAAGTPAILDGYRGRLYVGPSETALIEARERMQRLARRQEEEARTRQLPATTTDGHTVEIAANANRADQATHALAAGAEGVGLMRTEFLFLERDAVPDEDDQYAVYRAMVEALDGRPLIVRTLDIGGDKQVPHLDLPVEDNPFLGLRGARLCLRRDDLLVPQLRALYRAARHGPLSVMFPMISTVEEVHQLRQRMEAVRRELDAPQVPVGIMIEVPSAALMADRLAAHVDFFSIGTNDLTQYALAVDRQHPELAGMADSLHPSVLRLIERTIAGARAHGRWVGVCGGLAGEPLGAALLAGLGVQELSMSSGDIGSVKALLRRHSLAELQDLARRALDVDTADEVRALGAALRPAAPVADAGDAP
- a CDS encoding LacI family DNA-binding transcriptional regulator, with translation MASIKDVAERAGVSTTTVSRVLTNPAAVRTPLRERVEQAIAALAYRPNLAARRLRQQRASLVGLIVSDIRSPFFTDVGRAVEDVAYRHGLRLILCNTDEDPAKEQSYLELMADEQASGVILSPTMEGLKRLRPADWPFPMVLVDRALDTTRADRVVLDNRAAARRATEHLLDAGYRRIAVLAGTHSTTGQERHAGYADALRERGLAPDPHWVAPTREAGMAAATALLAGANGMPRPDALLATNGLLLLGAVHAIQAAGLSMPNDIGLAGFDNNDWTALPALDVTVIAQPTYDIGRTAAELLLQRLAEPERTVRRVVLEGALLARGSTRRG
- a CDS encoding EAL domain-containing protein produces the protein MNAGVAPDCPAPEVAAARAVSTREPQGEPDWRILVVDSDAGVHAAMRAALQGRTLFGRALVPRHAFSGEEARALLMGEPNVAMVLLDVASEPVGDTGAAAGTALALVDFIRHTARLPNARIVLRTDQPGPATDLDTLLQYDINDYRPKSELTHDRLLALVVTSVRSYQRLCAAEASRRSLELIVRSSASLLETTDPRAFASGVITQLAALLGVACHGLVCAQQGETADRFQVLAAAGRFAGLADGPFDAVSARPEWSVLRRVLESRCNVYAADGGMALYIGHQGRQGMAVFIDVPAARGALDTQMLDVFCANLGTLLHNHGLLARLHEYAYYDPLVRLPNRAHFVEKVDECVRLGTRGHILALLDIDDFSATNDVMGHRFGDCLLERVARALSAALPPGVLLARLGADTFGVLGAVAQVSLQRLLECVRQPLVVNGIAQKVSLTCGYVFLPEVPQAGVDLVKDATIALKRAKRDHRGQHLEYSDHMGAEARTRALLLSDLRTAIDKAKLFLVYQPQIDLATRSLVGLEALVRWRMDDGQLIPPDQFIPVAEHSGLIVALGKWVLSTACACMRELLDAGHAPGRMAVNVSSVQLQDPAFFDTVCAALADSGLQGPQLELEITESVAALPTQMLNSTLSSLRAQGISIAIDDFGTGYSSLSYLERLPLDRIKIDRSFVRHLGEPHGVRIAEMVAQLGRKLGLQVLAEGIEDAAALRALLDMGCHEGQGYHIAMPMEKEALMTWLQQHA